In the genome of Telluria mixta, the window CGCAAGCGCACGATGCTCCGCAAGACGCACTTCGAGAACAACCCGATCAAGCCGCAGCGCGTGTACGAAGAGATGAACCGCGCCTTCGGCAAGGACACGACCTACGTCAGCACGATCGGCCTGTCGCAGATCGCCGCCGCGCAGTTCCTGCACGTGTACAAGGAGCGCAACTGGATCAACTGCGGCCAGGCGGGCCCGCTGGGCTGGACCGTGCCGGCCGCACTGGGTGTCGTGGCATCCGGCGCCAAGACGGACGTCGTCGCGATCTCCGGCGACTACGACTTCCAGTTCATGATCGAGGAACTGGCCGTCGGCGCGCAATTCAAGCTGCCGTACCTGCACGTCGTCGTGAACAACGCCTACCTCGGCCTGATCCGCCAGGCGCAGCGCGGCTTCGACATGGATTACTGCGTACAGCTGGCGTTCGAGAACATCAACGCCCCGGAGCTCGGCTCCTACGGTGTCGACCACGTGGCCGTCGTCGAAGGCCTGGGCTGCAAGGCGATCCGCGTTCGCCACGTCGACGACATCCAGCCGGCGTTCGCCGAAGCGCGCCGCCTGATGGCCCAGCACCGTGTGCCGGTGGTCGTCGAGATCATCCTGGAGCGCGTGACCAATATTTCGATGGGCACGGAGATCGACGCCATCAACGAATTCGAGCCGCTCGCCGACCATCCGGGCGACGCACCGACCGCGATCCGCGCCTGAAGCAAGGAGAAAGACATGCCACGATTTGCTGCCAACCTGACCATGCTGTTCAACGAACTGCCGTTCCTCGACCGCTTCGAAGCGGCGCGCGATGCGGGGTTCAAGGGCGTCGAATACCTGTTCCCGTACGGCTTCGAAAAGGAGGCGCTGGCGGAACGCCTGCAGGAATTCGGCCTCACGCAGGTCCTGCACAACCTGCCGGCCGGCGACTGGGACAAGGGTGAGCGCGGCATCGCCGTGCTGCCGGGCCGCGAGGCCGAGTTCCGCGAGGGCGTCGCCCGCGCCATCGACTACGCGAAAGCGCTGAACTGCCGCCAGCTGAACTGCCTGGTGGGCATCGCGCCGGCCGGCGTCGACGAAGGCACCGTGCGCCGCACCCTCGTCGAGAACCTGCGCTACGCGGCGACGCAGCTGAAGCAGGCCGGCATCCGCCTGCTGATCGAGCCGATCAACACGTACGACATTCCGGGCTTCTACCTGAACACGACGCAGCAGGCGCTGGACCTGATCGACTCGGTCGGCGCGGACAACCTGTTCGTCCAGTACGACGTCTACCACGCCCAGCGCACGGAAGGCGAGCTGGCGAAGACGGTCGAGAAGCACCTGGCCCGCATCGCGCACATCCAGGTTGCGGACAACCCTGGCCGCAACGAGCCGGGCACGGGCGAGATCAACTACCCGTTCCTGTTCAAACACCTCGACCGCATCGGCTACGACGGCTGGATCGGCTGCGAATACAAGCCCGCCGCCGACACCCGCGCGGGCCTGGACTGGATCGCCAATTTCGCCGCTCAATTGGCCAACTAAGCAATACACGAAGGAGACACATCATGGCAAACATCGGATTCATCGGCCTGGGCATCATGGGTGCCCCGATGGCGGGACACCTCATCAACGACGGCCACACACTGTTCACCAACACCGTCGGCCCGACCCCGTCGGCCCTCGTCGAAGCAGGCGCCCGCGTGTGCCTGAACGGCGCCGAAGTGGCGGCGCAGGCGGACATCATCTTCGTCATGGTCCCGGACACCCCGCAGGTGGACGAGGTCCTGTTCGGCAAGGACGGCGTCGCCTCGGCCCTGACCGCCGGCAAGATCGTCGTCGACATGAGCTCGATCTCACCGGTCGCCACGAAGGATTTCGCCCGCCGCATCAATGCGCTGGGCTGCGAATACCTGGATGCGCCGGTGTCGGGCGGCGAAGTGGGCGCCAAGGCCGCGAGCCTGACCATCATGGTCGGCGGCAGCGAGGCGGCATTCGCGACGGTCAAGCCGCTGTTCGAAAAGATGGGCAAGAACATCACGCTCGTCGGCGGCAACGGCGACGGCCAGATCACCAAGGTCGCGAACCAGATCATCGTGGCGCTGACGATCGAAGCCGTCGGCGAGGCGCTGCTGCTGGCCGCCAAGGCCGGCGCCGATCCGGCCCGCGTCCGCGAGGCGCTGATGGGTGGTTTCGCCAACTCCCGCATCCTCGAAGTGCATGGCGAACGCATGGTCAAGCGCACGTTCGCGCCGGGCTTCCGCATCGACCTGCACCGCAAGGACCTGAACCTGGCGCTGACCACCGGCCGCCAGTTGGGCGTCGCGCTGCCGAACACCGCCACCGCGCAGGAACTGTTCAACACCTGCGCCGCGCACGAAGGCGGCAGCTGGGACCACTCGGCGATGGTGCGCGCGCTGGAGATCATGTCGAACTTCGAGATCGGTTCGTAGGGTGGGCACCACGTGCCCACGCGTTCAACCGGCTCGGGCACGGACGAACACTACGGCCATTCACGGTCTGGTTGAACGCGTGGGCGGAGAACCGCCCACCCTACAAAAGCCGTCCGATTCGAGGCGGCACTCGGGAACCAAATGGAGACAACGATGACTACGATGACCCCACGCGAACTGCTGGCCAGCATGTTCACCGCCGCCGTCGACGCGGCCCAGCCCGCGCTGTGCATCCCGCGCAACCTGCCGGCGCCACCGAAGGGCCGCACGGTGGTGATCGGCGCCGGCAAGGCGTCCGCCGCGATGGCGCAGGCGCTGGAACGCAGCTGGGCAGGGCCCTTGTCGGGCCTCGTCGTCACGCGCTACGGCTACGCCGTGCCGTGCGAGCGCATCGAAATCGTCGAAGCCGCCCATCCGGTCCCCGATGCCGCCGGCCGCGAAGCCGCCCAGCGCATGCTGCGCACGGTGCGCGGCCTGTCGGCGGACGACCTCGTGATCTGCCTGATCTCCGGCGGCGGCTCCGCACTGCTGCCGCTGCCGGGCGAGGGCGTCACGCTGGAAGACAAGCAGGCGATCAACCGCGCGCTGCTCGCCTCCGGCGCCAGCATCACCGAAATGAATTGCGTGCGCCGCCACCTGTCCGCCATCAAGGGCGGACGGCTGGCCGCGGCCTGCCACCCGGCGCGCGTGGTCAACCTCCTGATTTCCGATGTCCCGGGCGACAACCCGATGGACATCGCTTCCGGTCCCACGGTGGCCGACCCGACGACCTGCGCGGATGCGCTGGAAGTCGTGCGCCGCTACGGGATCGACCTGCCGGCGGGCGCGCGCCGCCTGCTGGAATCCGGCGATGGCGAGACGGTCAAGCCGGGCAACCGCCGCCTGGAACATGTCGAAACGCACATCGTCGCATCGCCGCAGATGGCGCTGGAGGCCGCGGCGGAAGTCGCGCGCAAGGCCGGCGTGACGCCGCTGATCCTCGGCGACAGCATCGAAGGCGAGGCGCGCGACGTGGCCAAGGTCATGGCCGGCATCGCCCTGCAGGCGCGCCGCCACGGCCAGCCGGTCGCGGGACCGTGCGTGCTGCTGTCCGGCGGCGAGACGACCGTCACCATCCGCGGCAACGGCCGCGGGGGCCGCAACGTTGAATTCCTGCTGGCGCTCGCCGTCGCGCTGGACGGCGCGCCGGACATCCACGCACTGGCCGGGGACACCGACGGCGTCGACGGCGCCGAGGAAATCGCCGGCGCGTTCGTCACGCCGGACACGCTGGCCCGCGGCTGGGAACGCGGCCTGCCGCCGCGCGCGAGCCTCGAGAACAACGATGCGCACACGTTTTTCCGGGCGCTGGGCGATTCCCTGATCACGGGGCCCACGCTGACCAACGTGAACGACTTCCGCGCGATCTACGTGGCCTGACCGCGCCCGCGAAAGAAAGACTTCCCTTTAGCGGGTGCGCCGCGGCGGCGGCGTACCCGTTTTTTTTAAGGATTAACCCATGCTACGCCAACGTCGTGCCCGCATCCTGGCCACCCTCGGCCCCTCCAGTTCCACCCCCGATCAAATCTACGCGCTGGCACTGGCCGGCGCCGACGTCTTCCGCCTCAACTTCAGTCACGGCAGCCACGACGACCACGCCGCGCGCTACAACATCATCCGCAGCGTCGAGCGCGACATCGGCCGGCCCATCGGCGTGCTGATGGACTTGCAGGGACCGAAGCTGCGCGTAGGCCGCATGGCCGGCGGCAAAGCCATGCTCGAAACGGGCAGCCGCTTCCGCCTCGACCTCGACGCGCTTGACGGCGACGCCACCCGCGCCGGCATGCCGCATCCGGAGATCTTCGCCGCGCTGCGCCCCGGCACCGACCTGCTGCTGGACGACGGGAAGCTGCGCCTGCGCGTGGACGCCTGCGGTCCCGACTTCGCCGAGACGACCGTGATGGCCGGCGGCGCGCTGTCCGACCGCAAGGGCGTCAACGTGCCCGGCGTGGTGCTGCCGATCTCGCCGCTGACCCCCAAGGACCGCGCCGACCTCGCATTCGGCCTGGAACTGGGCGTGGACTGGGTCGCGCTGTCGTTCGTGCAGCGCCCCGAGGACATCGTCGAGGCGAGGAGCCTGATCGGCGACCGTGCGTGGATCATGGCCAAGCTGGAAAAGCCGGCCGCGATCGACGCGCTGGACGGCATCGTGCAGCTTTCCGACGGCATCATGGTCGCGCGGGGCGATCTGGGCGTGGAACTCCCGCCGCAACAGGTGCCGGTGCTGCAGCGTCGCATCGTGCATGCGGCGCGCGCGGCCGGCCGCCCGGTCGTCGTCGCCACGCAGATGCTGGAATCGATGACGGCCGCGCCGGTGCCCACGCGGGCGGAAGTGTCGGACGTGGCCACCGCCATCTACGAAGGCGCGGACGCCGTCATGCTGTCGGCCGAATCCGCATCCGGCCAGTACCCGGTGCAATCCGTGGCCGTGATGGACAACGTGATCCGCGAAGTGGAGCAGGACCCGCGCTGGCGTGAAGGCCTCGATGCGAGCCACAAGCCGGCCGACAAGACGACGGCGGACGCCATCTGCTGCGCGCTGCGCCGCGTGACGAACCTTCTCGCGCCCGCCGCCACCGTGACGTACACCGCGAGCGGCGCGACATGCCTGCGCGCGAGCCGCGAGCGTCCTGTCGCGCCCATCCTCGCGCTGACGCCGAAGACGGCCATCGCGCGCAGGCTGGCGCTCGTGTGGGGCGTGCACCCGGTGCCGTTCGAGGAAGCGGAAGGCTTCGACCGCATGGTGGCGGACGGCGTCGCGGCCGCACGCTTCCACGGCCTGGCGGACGCGGGCGACGACGTCGTCGTGGTGGCCGGCTTCCCGTCCGGGCGTCCGGGCCGCACGAACCTGCTGCATGTCGTGCGCGTGGGCGAAGAACCGGCTGTGTGATGATCTGGTAACGTAGCGTTTTGTCCACTCAGGAGAAACGCATGAAGACCCAGCTGGAAAAAGCGCAGGCGTTCGTCGACCTGCACCGCCGCGGCAACTGCTTCGTCATCCCGAACCCGTGGGACGCGGGATCGGCGAAGCTGCTGCAGCATCTGGGCTACCAGGCGCTGGCGGGCACCAGCGCCGGCTTCGCGTTTTCGAAGGCGAAGACGGATCCGGCCATCACCATCGCGGAGATGCTGCCGCACCTGGCCGAACTGGCCGCGGCGACGGACCTGCCGCTGTCCGCCGACCTGCAGTCCGGCTTCGGCGATGCGCCGGAAGACGCGGCCCGCACGATCGTCGAGGCGGCGGCGACGGGCATCGTCGGCGGCTCCATCGAGGACGCGACCGACGACCCCGGACAGCCGCTGTACGACATCGGCCTCGCCACGGACCGCATCCGCGCGGCCGTGGAGGCGGCCCGCAGACTCCCCTTCAAATTCATGCTGACGGCGCGCGCGGAAAACTTCCGCGTCGGCCGTCCGGACCTCGCCGACACCATCCGCCGCCTGCAGGCTTACCAGGAAGCGGGTGCCGACGTGCTGTTCGCGCCGGGCATCGCGCGAAAGGAAGACATCGCGGCCGTTGTGCGCGCCGTCGACCGGCCCGTGAACTTCATGGCCGGCGCGCCGGGCCTGGGGTTGAGCGTGGCAGACCTGGCGGCGCTGGGCGTCACGCGCGTGAGCCTGGGCGCGTCGCTCGCGCGCGCCGCGTACGGGGCGCTCGTGCGCGACGCGCGCGAGGTGCTGGAGCAGGGCACTTTCAGCTATGCGGACCAGGCGCTGCCGGCGGCGGAGCTGAACCGCGTCTTCACGGCATAGCGGCGGCGCCGAATTCCACGATCCCCAGCCGCGCCGCCAGGTGCATCAATCGGAAATCATTGTCCGCCCCAGTTTCTGGCGCACGGACGTGAGGGTGTTCAGCACCGTCTTCGGGCTGACCGTGAGCTGGGCCGCGATGGCCTGTACGGATTCGCCGTGCACGAGCAGGCGCAGCATGTCGAACTCGCGCGGCGTCAGGCCGTCCAGCGGTGCCGGCGCCGCGGCCGCCGCCACGTCCGACGACAGCACGCGCGTCCCATGCAGCACGGCGCGGATGCCGGCGATGAGTTCTTCCGGCTCGCTGCGCTTGGTGAGATAGCCGTGCGCGCCGGCCTTCAACGCCTGGGCGACGTGGCCGGCGCTGTCGTGCATCGACAGCACGAGCACCCGCAGGCCCGGCTGGCGGGCGCGCATCCCGGCGATGGCTTCCAGGCCGCTGCTTCCTTTCAGGCTGAGGTCGACGATGGCGACGTCCGGCCGGACCTGCTGGACGAGCGCATTGGCTTCCGGCGCGCTGGCCGCTTCGCCGACGACGGCGAAATCGGGTTCGGCGCACAGGAGCCGGCGGTAGCCGCTGCGCACGACGGCGTGGTCGTCGACGAGGACGATGCGGATCATGCCGGCACCTCCACCGATTGCGTGGCCGGCAGCGGCAGCGTGGCCAGCAGGCGCAGGCCGCCCGCCGGACCGGCCACGAGCCGCAGCTGGCCGCCCGCCATGGCGATGCGTTCCGTGATCCCGAGCAGGCCCCCGTGCCACGTCGCGCCGTCGGCGGGCAGGCCGCGGCCGTCGTCGCGCACTTCCAGCACGAGACCGCCGCTGCGTACGGCGAGCCGCACGACGCACAGCGACGCGCCGCTGTGGCGCACGACGTTCGTGACGGCTTCCTGCACGACGCGGTAGACCGTCAGCGACAACAGCTCGCCGACGTCCGGCAGCTGCGTGGGCAGGTCGAGTTCGAAGTCGATGTCCGTGTGGCGCGTGCGCCAGCCCAGCACCAGTTCGCGCAAGGTCTGCGCGAGGCCGGCCGTGTGCAGGCCGTGCGGCCGCAGCGTCTTGAGCATCGCGCGCAACTGCTCGCTGCACGTGCGGACGTCGCGCCGCAGGTCCGTCGCGCATTCCGCCACCGCGGCGCGCGTCAGCACATTCGCGTGGCGCGCGATGTGGGTTGCCGTGACGTTCAGCGCCGTCAGTGTCTGGCCCATCTCGTCGTGCAGCTCGCGCGCCAGCACGCGCCGTTCGTCTTCCTGCACCGTGATCAGCTGGCGCGCCAGCGCGTGCTGCGCGCCGCGCGCGTCCGCCAGCGTGCGCGCGAGGTGGGCGATGGCGTCGGCCACGCGGCGGAATTCGCGCAGGGCGAACGCGGGCAGCGCGGGATCGGGTTCGCCGCGCGCCAGGCGGTGCAGGCCCGCCTCCAGCGCCCGCACCGGGGACAGCGCACGGTCAGCGCACCACCACGTCACGGCCAGGGTTGTACCGGAAAAGAACAACAGGGTGATCCAGATTTGCACAGTGTCGTGCAGGCGCTCGCCGATTTCCGACGCGGGATTCGGCGCGATGTAGAGCAGCTGGCCGCCGATGCGGATTGCCCGTTCGCTGCGGTCCGGCGGGGCGAAACCCAGCCACGCGGGGAGCGGATTCGCGGCGTTTTGCGGTGGCGGTTCGTCCGCCGTGCGAATGCTCAGGTGGCGCAGGCCGGCGCCGGCGAGCAGGGTGCGTACGGCGCCGGCGTCGTCCGCGCCGGTATTGCCGGCCGCCGCGAGCACGTTGACCAGGCGCGTGGAAGCGTCCACCTCGGCACGGATGTCGCTGCGGAGCGAATACAGTTGTATCAGCGTGGTCATGGCCAGCAGGCTGCCCAACAGCAGGCCCAGCGAGCCGATCAGACGGCGGCGCAAGTCCATGGTCCTCTCCTGAATGTTGTTTGCCTGTGTGTACGCAACTTCCATACCAGTCGGGATTTTTTCCCTGTCGCCGCCGCGGCGCCGCTGGAATAGTTCGTGCAAAAGACAACACGAGGAGACATCGATATGACCAGGATCGCACTCGCCGCCGCCATCGCGGCGCTCTGGCACGGCATCGCCGCGGCCGAACCGGCGCCCGCCATCGTGGAAGTCGTCGGCACGACGCCGCTGCAGGGCCCCGGTGTCGCGCGCGACCGGATTTCCGCGAACGTGCAGGCACTCGACGGCGAGGACATGAACGACCCGGGCGCCGCCACGTTGCCGGACGCGCTCAACCGCCGCCTGGGCAGCGTGTTCGTCAACGAGATCCAGGGCAATCCGTTCCAGCCGGACGTCAGCTACCGGGGCTTCACGGCGTCGCCGCTGCTCGGCACGCCGCAGGGGTTGTCCGTCTACGTGGACGGCGTGCGCATGAACCAGCCGTTCGGCGACGTCGTCAGCTGGGACCTGATCCCGCGCGCTGCCATCGCGACCCTTGCGTTGATGCCGGGTTCGAACCCGCTGTTCGGCCTGAACACGCTGGGTGGCGCGCTGGCCGTCCGCACGAAGGATGGCCTGCACGATCCGGGCAGCGCCGTACAGGCGCAGGCGGGCAGCCATGGCCGCGTCGAAGCCGTGTTCGAGCACGGCCGCCACGACGGCCGCGGGCTGCACTGGTACGCCACGGGCACGGCATTCCGCGACGGCGGGTGGCGCGACGACTCGCCCACGCGCCTCGGCCAGCTGTTCGGCAAGGTGGGCTGGCACGACGGCGTCTCGGACGTCGCCTTCAGTGCCGCACTGGCCGGCAGCCGCCTCACGGGCAACGGCCTGCAGGAGCAGCGGCTGCTCGACCGGGATTACGCCAGCGTCTACACGAAACCGGACGTGACGCGCAACCGCGCCTTGCTGCTCAACCTGACCGGCAGCCGCAAGGTCGCGGACGACGTGCTGTTGTCGGGGAACGCCTATTACCGTCACATCCGCACGACCACGTTCAACGGGGATTTGAACGACGATGACGATGGGCCGTTCGCTGCCATCGTCAACCGCACCGCAAGTACGCAGACGAATCATGGCCTGGGCGGCCAGGCCGAATTCGCCGGCAGGCTGACGGTCGGCGCGGGGTACGACGCGAGCCGCGCGGACTTCCGCCAGGGCGCGCAATACGGCGACCTGAATCCGGACCGCAGCGTCACACCGGTGGACGCCGTCGACGACGACATGGCCGTGGACCTCGTCGGCCGCACGCGCACATGGAGCGTCTTCGCGACCGACACGTTTGACGTGCGCCACGACCTGCACGTGACCTTGTCCGGCCGCTACAACCGGACGGCCGTCCACAACCGCGACCGCGTCAATCCGGGCGGCGGCAGCGGTTCGCTCGACGGCGATCATCGCTATGGCCGCTTCAATCCGGCGCTCGGCATCACCTGGTCGCCGTCGCGCAGGTTCAACGCGTATGCCGGCTACGACGAAGGCAGCCGCACGCCGACGGCCGTGGAACTGGGCTGCGCCGATCCGGCCAATCCGTGCAAGCTGCCGAACGCGATGGCGGGCGATCCGCCGTTGAAGCAGGTCGTCACGCGCACGTGGGAAGCGGGCGTGCGCGGGACGGTCGGGCGGGTGCACTGGAACGCCGGCGTGTTCCGCGCGACGAACGACGACGACATCCTGTTCGTGGCGGACGACGCGGCGGGCTTCGGTTACTTCCGCAACTTCGGCAAGACGCGGCGCCAGGGCATCGAGCTGGGCGTCGAGGGCCGCGCCGGGACCGTGACCGTGTCGGCCCACTACACGTATCTGCACGCCACGTTCGCGAGCGGCGAGACGGTGGGCGGGGAGGGCAACAGCAGCGCGGGCGCCGACGGCAATATCGTCATCCGGCCCGGCGACCGCATCCCCCTGATACCGCGCCATGTGTTCAAGGCGCGCGCGGAATGGCAGGTCACGCCTGCGTGGTCGGCGGAGCTGGGCGTGATTGCCGTGTCGGACTCGCCCGCGCGCGGTAACGAGAATGGCCGGCACCGCCCGGACGGCGTTGGGTACCTGGGCCAGGGTGCCACGCCCGGCCATGCCGTCTTCGACCTCGGAACGGCATTCCAGACGACGCCGCGCCTGCGTGTCTTCGCCCAGGTGGACAACCTGTTCGACCGCCGCTACTCGACGGCGTCGCAGCTCGGCACGACCGGTTTCGATGCCGCCGGCGCTCTCGCCGCGCAGGATCGCGTGCACTCGACGTTCCAGGCGCCCGGCGCGCCGCGCACAATACGTGTCGGCGTGCGCTACACTTTCGACTGAAAGCTCACACCCACAGCCGGTATATCCAGAACGACTCGTCCTCGACAAAGCGGCGCGCGAACTCCGCCGGCGTGAAGCCTGTGATGCGCCGCGCGACGCGCGTCATGTGGGCCTGGTCGGCGAAGCCTTCGTCCAGCGCCATGGTGGCCCAGTCGAAGGGCCGGCCGGCCTCGTGGCGGTCGCGCGCCGCGAAGAACAGGCCTTCCGTGCGCACGATGGACTGCCATTCGCGCAGCGAGCGGCCGCTGAACGACTTGATGCGGCGCTCGACCTGGCGCGGGCTGTGTTCGCGCCGCCATTCATGCGCCTGCCACGCGAGGCGCTCGACCCAGTGGCGCCCGAGCTGGCGCAGCGAGGGCTGGTCCGTATCGCGGCCGCGCAGCGCCTGCCAGCGGCGCGCGAGGTGGAATTCGAACACGTCGACGATGTCCTCGTCGCGGCTGGCGAGCAATGCGTCCCACAGCGGCGCCCACTCGCTGCCCATGACGTCGGCGGCGGGCAGGAAGAGGTCCTGCACGCGCGCGAGATCGAGGCCGAACAGCGCCCGCGCGGCATCCGCGTGGAACAGGGCCATGCACCCTCGGCCTGTTGTCGGCGCCCACGTCGTAGTGGGATGCGCCTGCGTGCCGGCGACCACGCACGCCGTGCCGAACGGCCGCCACACGGCAATCCCATCTTCCATGCGGACCTCGCCCGCGTCGATGTCGTGGTACCAGGACAGCGACACGAGCGGCGACGACGGGAAGTGCGACAGGCGCTGGACGTCGTTCATGGTCACGCTGCGGACGTCGCGCCCGACGACGGCGACCAGCGCGCCCTGCAACGATGCCGGCGGCAGGCGCAGCCAGTCGGTCGGCGGGCCGTCGGGTGCCGCACGCGGCGCACGCGCGAGCCGGTCGGGGCAGGGTGGCGTCATACGCCCAGCGCCGACAGGCCCGGCTCCTCGATCGCGGGCGCCGGCCGCGGATTGCCCAGCTGCGCCGCAGCCAGGACGCCCAGCGTGGCGATCGCCGCCTCGACCTTCGCATCCCAGTGGTGGCCGAAGTTCAAGCGGACGCAGTTGCGGAACTCGCCCCGCGCGGAAAACATCGGGCCCGGCGCCACGCTGATGTTACGCAGGCAGGCTTCCCGCTGCAGCAGCAGTGCGTCGACCCCCGCCGGAAACTCCACCCAGAGGAAGTAGCCGCCTTCCGGCCGGCTCGCCCTGGTCCCGGGCGGGAAATGGCGCTGCACGGCGCAGGACATCGCGGTTTGCTGCAGTGCCAGCGTGTGGCGCAGTTGGCGCAGGTGGCGGTCGTAGCCGCCCCGTGCGAGGTAGTCGGACAGGCCTTCCTGCACCGGCGCCGCGACCGCCAGCGTGCGCATCAGCTTCAGGCGCGCCACCTGGTCGCGGAACCGGCCCGGCAGGGCCCATCCCAGGCGGTAGCCGGGGGCGAGGCATTTCGAGAACGAGGAACAGTGCAGCACGAGCCCTTCCTGGTCGAAGGCCTTGGCCGGCGGAGGGCGGCGCGGTCCGAAATACAGTTCGCCGTACACGTCGTCCTCGATCAGCGGGACGCCCTGCGAGGCCAGCAGGTCG includes:
- the hyi gene encoding hydroxypyruvate isomerase; the protein is MPRFAANLTMLFNELPFLDRFEAARDAGFKGVEYLFPYGFEKEALAERLQEFGLTQVLHNLPAGDWDKGERGIAVLPGREAEFREGVARAIDYAKALNCRQLNCLVGIAPAGVDEGTVRRTLVENLRYAATQLKQAGIRLLIEPINTYDIPGFYLNTTQQALDLIDSVGADNLFVQYDVYHAQRTEGELAKTVEKHLARIAHIQVADNPGRNEPGTGEINYPFLFKHLDRIGYDGWIGCEYKPAADTRAGLDWIANFAAQLAN
- a CDS encoding 2-hydroxy-3-oxopropionate reductase yields the protein MANIGFIGLGIMGAPMAGHLINDGHTLFTNTVGPTPSALVEAGARVCLNGAEVAAQADIIFVMVPDTPQVDEVLFGKDGVASALTAGKIVVDMSSISPVATKDFARRINALGCEYLDAPVSGGEVGAKAASLTIMVGGSEAAFATVKPLFEKMGKNITLVGGNGDGQITKVANQIIVALTIEAVGEALLLAAKAGADPARVREALMGGFANSRILEVHGERMVKRTFAPGFRIDLHRKDLNLALTTGRQLGVALPNTATAQELFNTCAAHEGGSWDHSAMVRALEIMSNFEIGS
- a CDS encoding glycerate kinase type-2 family protein, encoding MTTMTPRELLASMFTAAVDAAQPALCIPRNLPAPPKGRTVVIGAGKASAAMAQALERSWAGPLSGLVVTRYGYAVPCERIEIVEAAHPVPDAAGREAAQRMLRTVRGLSADDLVICLISGGGSALLPLPGEGVTLEDKQAINRALLASGASITEMNCVRRHLSAIKGGRLAAACHPARVVNLLISDVPGDNPMDIASGPTVADPTTCADALEVVRRYGIDLPAGARRLLESGDGETVKPGNRRLEHVETHIVASPQMALEAAAEVARKAGVTPLILGDSIEGEARDVAKVMAGIALQARRHGQPVAGPCVLLSGGETTVTIRGNGRGGRNVEFLLALAVALDGAPDIHALAGDTDGVDGAEEIAGAFVTPDTLARGWERGLPPRASLENNDAHTFFRALGDSLITGPTLTNVNDFRAIYVA
- the pyk gene encoding pyruvate kinase, with the protein product MLRQRRARILATLGPSSSTPDQIYALALAGADVFRLNFSHGSHDDHAARYNIIRSVERDIGRPIGVLMDLQGPKLRVGRMAGGKAMLETGSRFRLDLDALDGDATRAGMPHPEIFAALRPGTDLLLDDGKLRLRVDACGPDFAETTVMAGGALSDRKGVNVPGVVLPISPLTPKDRADLAFGLELGVDWVALSFVQRPEDIVEARSLIGDRAWIMAKLEKPAAIDALDGIVQLSDGIMVARGDLGVELPPQQVPVLQRRIVHAARAAGRPVVVATQMLESMTAAPVPTRAEVSDVATAIYEGADAVMLSAESASGQYPVQSVAVMDNVIREVEQDPRWREGLDASHKPADKTTADAICCALRRVTNLLAPAATVTYTASGATCLRASRERPVAPILALTPKTAIARRLALVWGVHPVPFEEAEGFDRMVADGVAAARFHGLADAGDDVVVVAGFPSGRPGRTNLLHVVRVGEEPAV
- a CDS encoding isocitrate lyase/PEP mutase family protein, which codes for MKTQLEKAQAFVDLHRRGNCFVIPNPWDAGSAKLLQHLGYQALAGTSAGFAFSKAKTDPAITIAEMLPHLAELAAATDLPLSADLQSGFGDAPEDAARTIVEAAATGIVGGSIEDATDDPGQPLYDIGLATDRIRAAVEAARRLPFKFMLTARAENFRVGRPDLADTIRRLQAYQEAGADVLFAPGIARKEDIAAVVRAVDRPVNFMAGAPGLGLSVADLAALGVTRVSLGASLARAAYGALVRDAREVLEQGTFSYADQALPAAELNRVFTA
- a CDS encoding response regulator transcription factor, which translates into the protein MIRIVLVDDHAVVRSGYRRLLCAEPDFAVVGEAASAPEANALVQQVRPDVAIVDLSLKGSSGLEAIAGMRARQPGLRVLVLSMHDSAGHVAQALKAGAHGYLTKRSEPEELIAGIRAVLHGTRVLSSDVAAAAAPAPLDGLTPREFDMLRLLVHGESVQAIAAQLTVSPKTVLNTLTSVRQKLGRTMISD
- a CDS encoding sensor histidine kinase; protein product: MDLRRRLIGSLGLLLGSLLAMTTLIQLYSLRSDIRAEVDASTRLVNVLAAAGNTGADDAGAVRTLLAGAGLRHLSIRTADEPPPQNAANPLPAWLGFAPPDRSERAIRIGGQLLYIAPNPASEIGERLHDTVQIWITLLFFSGTTLAVTWWCADRALSPVRALEAGLHRLARGEPDPALPAFALREFRRVADAIAHLARTLADARGAQHALARQLITVQEDERRVLARELHDEMGQTLTALNVTATHIARHANVLTRAAVAECATDLRRDVRTCSEQLRAMLKTLRPHGLHTAGLAQTLRELVLGWRTRHTDIDFELDLPTQLPDVGELLSLTVYRVVQEAVTNVVRHSGASLCVVRLAVRSGGLVLEVRDDGRGLPADGATWHGGLLGITERIAMAGGQLRLVAGPAGGLRLLATLPLPATQSVEVPA
- a CDS encoding TonB-dependent receptor produces the protein MTRIALAAAIAALWHGIAAAEPAPAIVEVVGTTPLQGPGVARDRISANVQALDGEDMNDPGAATLPDALNRRLGSVFVNEIQGNPFQPDVSYRGFTASPLLGTPQGLSVYVDGVRMNQPFGDVVSWDLIPRAAIATLALMPGSNPLFGLNTLGGALAVRTKDGLHDPGSAVQAQAGSHGRVEAVFEHGRHDGRGLHWYATGTAFRDGGWRDDSPTRLGQLFGKVGWHDGVSDVAFSAALAGSRLTGNGLQEQRLLDRDYASVYTKPDVTRNRALLLNLTGSRKVADDVLLSGNAYYRHIRTTTFNGDLNDDDDGPFAAIVNRTASTQTNHGLGGQAEFAGRLTVGAGYDASRADFRQGAQYGDLNPDRSVTPVDAVDDDMAVDLVGRTRTWSVFATDTFDVRHDLHVTLSGRYNRTAVHNRDRVNPGGGSGSLDGDHRYGRFNPALGITWSPSRRFNAYAGYDEGSRTPTAVELGCADPANPCKLPNAMAGDPPLKQVVTRTWEAGVRGTVGRVHWNAGVFRATNDDDILFVADDAAGFGYFRNFGKTRRQGIELGVEGRAGTVTVSAHYTYLHATFASGETVGGEGNSSAGADGNIVIRPGDRIPLIPRHVFKARAEWQVTPAWSAELGVIAVSDSPARGNENGRHRPDGVGYLGQGATPGHAVFDLGTAFQTTPRLRVFAQVDNLFDRRYSTASQLGTTGFDAAGALAAQDRVHSTFQAPGAPRTIRVGVRYTFD
- a CDS encoding helix-turn-helix transcriptional regulator, whose product is MTPPCPDRLARAPRAAPDGPPTDWLRLPPASLQGALVAVVGRDVRSVTMNDVQRLSHFPSSPLVSLSWYHDIDAGEVRMEDGIAVWRPFGTACVVAGTQAHPTTTWAPTTGRGCMALFHADAARALFGLDLARVQDLFLPAADVMGSEWAPLWDALLASRDEDIVDVFEFHLARRWQALRGRDTDQPSLRQLGRHWVERLAWQAHEWRREHSPRQVERRIKSFSGRSLREWQSIVRTEGLFFAARDRHEAGRPFDWATMALDEGFADQAHMTRVARRITGFTPAEFARRFVEDESFWIYRLWV